ACTGCGGGTAAATTCGAAACCTACCGTTTGGTTTTAGATTAAATATAGATAATTGATTTAATAACAAAGCACATAAAATAGTTTAGTGAATAATGCCTTGCCTTATAAACCGGTACATAAATTGTGTTATATTTTAATAATATAATATATATACATTGATATTAATGGACCAGAACCACTAGGACTACCTACGTTGGTGTTATAATAAGATGGATTAGGTATGGGTTGTTTTTTGGAGGAATTTAATGGTAAAAAATGCCTGGGGACTTGTCGATACCTTTTTTGATGAATACAAACTGGTGGATCATCATATTAAGTCATACAATGACTTTGTAGATCACCGTATACAGGATATAATTGATATAACCGAGCCCATTGTTCTGGAGCAGGGAGAGTACTGCATACAAACGGGTAAAGTTGAAATCCGGAAGCCTTACATTAAGGAAGCAGATGGTTCAAAAAGTAAGGTTTTTCCCACTGAAGCCAGACTTAGAAATTTAACTTATTCTGCCCACATGTACATGGACATGGCTCTTTCCAAAGGTGAAGAGGAACCCACCCTTGAAAAAGTGTACATTGGTGAACTTCCAGTTATGCTCAAATCCAACATCTGCCACTTAAACGGATTAGGATACAATGAACTGGAAGATAATGGGGAAGACCCCCAGGATCCAGGAGGCTATTTCATTGTTAATGGCTCAGAAAGGGCCATAGTAACCATGGAAGAGATTGCACCTAACAAGATCATACTGGAAAGAATCGGTGAAAAAGAAGACCGCAGAGCGAGGGCAATAGTAACCTCGATTAAGAGCGGATTCAGAGCACGTATCACTCTGGAATATCGTAAACCACGGAAAAAAGGTGTATTCCTCAGGATATCATTCCCTTACGTACCTGGAGAAATACCACTGGTGGTTCTACTCCGTGCACTGGGACTGGAAAAAGATGTGGATCTGGTCAGCAGTGTTTCTGAAGAAAATGATGTGCAGTTCCTACTCATAGATGATATTCAAACCTCGGAAATAACCAACACCTACGATGCTATCAAGTACATTGGTAACCGGGTGGCCAAGGGTATGACCGAGGAGTACCGGATCAAAAGGGCAGAAGATGTCATTGACCGATACTTATTACCACACATAGGTGTGGAACCAGAAAAAAGAGCAGAAAAAGCCACTTACCTGGCTGAAATGACAGAAATGCTCCTGCAAGTTATTTTTGATGAACGTGAACCACACGACAAGGATCACTACGCCAACAAAAGGCTCCGTGTATCCGGAGACCTTATGGAGGACCTGTTCAGGGTAGCATTCACCAGTCTAACTCGTGACATGACTTACCAACTGGAGAGAAGCCTTGCTCGTGGAAAAGAACCCTCAGTTAAGCAGGCAGTGCGTTCAGATGTTCTCACTGAAAACATCAAACACGCCATAGCCACTGGGAACTGGGTTGGTGGACGGGCTGGTGTAAGCCAGTTACTGGACCGAACTAGTTATATGGGAACTCTTTCACACCTTAAACGTGTTGTTTCGCCACTTTCAAGGAGTCAGCCTCACTTTGAAGCTCGTGATTTGCATCCTACTCAGTTTGGGAAGATCTGTCCCAACGAAACCCCAGAGGGTCCCAACTGTGGACTGGTGAAGAACCTGGCCATACTGGCCAAAATTTCTGAAGGTTCCGACCCTGAGGAACTGGAAGCAGTGGTCAAGAAAGCGAAGAGCATCAATCCCCTTTAAGGGACGAGATGAGATATTAAGGAGTTAAAATTTATTTTATTATGAAAAGCCAGCTATTGGGGGCCGATTCGTGAAAAAATGCAAGGTTTATACTAACGGAAAGCTTATTGGAACTTGTGATGATCCAGAAGGTTTCATGGAAGAAATGCGCCAGAAAAGGAGATCTGGAGAAGTATCCTATGAAATGAACATCACTCATTATCCTGAAAACAATGAAATATACTTGTTCAATGACCCTGGAAGAACCCGAAGACCACTCATTGTGGTTGAAAACGGTGGGTCACGCTTAACAGATGAACATTTTCAGAAAATTGCTGATGGGGAAATGACATGGATGGATCTGATAAATGAAGGAATCATCGAATACCTCGATGCTGAGGAAGAAGAAAACACCTAC
This is a stretch of genomic DNA from Methanobacterium formicicum DSM 3637. It encodes these proteins:
- a CDS encoding DNA-directed RNA polymerase subunit B''; translation: MVKNAWGLVDTFFDEYKLVDHHIKSYNDFVDHRIQDIIDITEPIVLEQGEYCIQTGKVEIRKPYIKEADGSKSKVFPTEARLRNLTYSAHMYMDMALSKGEEEPTLEKVYIGELPVMLKSNICHLNGLGYNELEDNGEDPQDPGGYFIVNGSERAIVTMEEIAPNKIILERIGEKEDRRARAIVTSIKSGFRARITLEYRKPRKKGVFLRISFPYVPGEIPLVVLLRALGLEKDVDLVSSVSEENDVQFLLIDDIQTSEITNTYDAIKYIGNRVAKGMTEEYRIKRAEDVIDRYLLPHIGVEPEKRAEKATYLAEMTEMLLQVIFDEREPHDKDHYANKRLRVSGDLMEDLFRVAFTSLTRDMTYQLERSLARGKEPSVKQAVRSDVLTENIKHAIATGNWVGGRAGVSQLLDRTSYMGTLSHLKRVVSPLSRSQPHFEARDLHPTQFGKICPNETPEGPNCGLVKNLAILAKISEGSDPEELEAVVKKAKSINPL